The proteins below are encoded in one region of Mycobacterium pseudokansasii:
- a CDS encoding PE family protein, whose protein sequence is MSFVISAPEALLAATRDLADIGSTLSAANEAAAGPTTRVLAAGADEVSAGIAALFGSHGAAYQALCTEAAAFHDQFSQALSAAAGSYASAEAANVQQILTSALTGGWAPAAAQPPNLGQELLDLVNAPTQTLFNRPLIGNGANGAPGTGAPGGPGGYLFGNGGAGGSGAPGMPGGNGGDAGLFGAGGTGGTGGPNTTVGGTGGAGGNGGFGGLLYGPGGAGGVGGGAGATGSAGGAGGAGGLGGLFGAGGAGGAGGLGGGTGDGGAGGAGGASRLIGDGGAGGSGGLGGTTAGDGGAGGAGGAAGVLYGSGGAGGDGGFSFKGDGGIGGAGGHGGSLIGSGGAGGYGGTADSNFGGAGGNGGHGGLVGNGGGGGNGGPSPTGVGGAGGNGGSATLFGSGGMGGDGGASSKGSGGSAGNGGDGGLLFGFGGDGGEGGHSATGTSAGNGGSGGNAYGFGSAGNGGPGAVAGAGLGGAGGAGGNAYGFGDGGHGGAGGFSGGAGDNGGKGGAGGNARLSGAGGAGGAGGASALSSGGAGGNGGFGGLLYGPGGAGGVGGGAGATGSAGGAGGAGGLGGLFGAGGAGGAGGAGGGTGDGGAGGHGGASRLIGDGGAGGAGGLGGTTAGDGGAGGAGGAAGVLYGAGGAGGAGGYSFKGDGGVGGAGGHGGSLIGSGGAGGYGGVADSNFGGAGGKGGDGGAFGNGGDGGKGGPSPTGVGGAGGNGGSATLFGSGGMGGEGGSTSKGSGGSAGNGGDGGLLFGFGGDGGEAGHSATGTSAGNGGSGGNAYGFGSAGNGGPGGFAGAGLGGAGGAGGNAYGFGDGGHGGAGGFSGGAGDNGGKGGAGGNARLSGAGGAGGAGGASALSSGGAGGNGGWAGAFSGSGGTGGTGGASEAAGGTGGAGGDGGTALGIFGSGGNGGVGGSATGTGATTGGAGGAGGKAGLIGDGGNGGNGGDVTSAVGTGGAGGAGGDSGKLIGAPGFAGQNGVLL, encoded by the coding sequence ATGTCGTTTGTGATCTCGGCGCCCGAGGCACTGTTAGCCGCGACAAGGGACCTGGCCGACATCGGTTCGACGCTCAGCGCAGCCAACGAGGCCGCCGCAGGCCCGACAACGAGGGTGCTGGCCGCGGGCGCTGATGAGGTGTCGGCGGGCATCGCGGCGTTGTTCGGGTCGCACGGGGCGGCATATCAGGCGCTGTGCACCGAGGCGGCGGCGTTTCATGATCAGTTTTCCCAGGCGTTGAGCGCCGCCGCCGGCTCATATGCCAGCGCCGAGGCCGCCAACGTCCAGCAGATCCTGACGAGCGCGCTGACTGGCGGCTGGGCGCCGGCGGCCGCGCAGCCCCCCAACCTCGGGCAGGAGTTGCTTGACCTGGTGAACGCGCCCACCCAGACGCTGTTCAACCGCCCGCTGATCGGCAACGGCGCCAACGGCGCACCGGGAACTGGGGCGCCCGGCGGGCCGGGTGGGTACTTGTTCGGCAACGGCGGGGCGGGCGGGTCGGGCGCGCCTGGTATGCCGGGCGGCAACGGCGGGGACGCCGGACTGTTCGGGGCCGGGGGCACCGGCGGTACTGGCGGGCCCAACACCACGGTCGGCGGCACCGGCGGGGCCGGTGGCAACGGCGGATTCGGCGGATTGTTGTACGGCCCAGGCGGCGCCGGCGGGGTGGGCGGCGGCGCTGGGGCCACGGGCAGCGCCGGCGGGGCCGGCGGGGCGGGCGGGCTCGGTGGGCTGTTCGGCGCCGGCGGCGCCGGCGGAGCCGGCGGGCTCGGGGGCGGCACCGGCGATGGCGGGGCCGGCGGGGCGGGCGGGGCCAGCCGGCTGATCGGCGACGGCGGGGCTGGTGGTTCCGGCGGCCTCGGCGGCACCACCGCCGGTGACGGAGGCGCCGGCGGCGCCGGCGGCGCAGCTGGCGTGCTCTACGGCAGCGGAGGCGCCGGCGGGGACGGCGGGTTTAGCTTCAAAGGCGACGGCGGTATCGGCGGGGCCGGCGGGCACGGCGGCTCGCTGATCGGCAGCGGCGGCGCCGGCGGGTACGGCGGGACCGCCGACTCCAATTTCGGTGGGGCCGGTGGTAACGGTGGGCACGGCGGGTTGGTCGGCAACGGAGGTGGCGGCGGCAATGGCGGGCCTAGTCCCACCGGCGTCGGCGGCGCCGGGGGCAACGGAGGGTCCGCAACGCTGTTCGGTTCCGGCGGGATGGGCGGCGACGGCGGGGCGTCCTCGAAGGGCAGCGGCGGGTCCGCCGGAAATGGCGGCGACGGCGGCCTATTGTTCGGCTTCGGCGGCGACGGTGGTGAAGGCGGGCATAGCGCAACGGGCACCAGCGCCGGAAACGGCGGGTCCGGCGGCAACGCCTACGGGTTCGGCTCCGCCGGTAACGGCGGCCCCGGCGCGGTCGCCGGGGCCGGTCTCGGCGGAGCCGGCGGAGCCGGCGGCAACGCCTACGGGTTTGGCGACGGCGGCCACGGCGGGGCCGGCGGGTTCAGCGGCGGCGCCGGCGACAACGGCGGCAAAGGCGGGGCCGGCGGCAACGCACGTCTCAGCGGCGCGGGCGGGGCCGGCGGCGCAGGCGGGGCCAGCGCCCTGAGCAGCGGCGGGGCCGGCGGTAACGGCGGATTCGGCGGATTGTTATACGGCCCAGGCGGCGCCGGCGGGGTGGGCGGCGGCGCTGGGGCCACGGGCAGCGCCGGCGGGGCCGGCGGGGCGGGCGGGCTGGGTGGGCTGTTCGGCGCCGGCGGCGCCGGCGGAGCCGGCGGGGCCGGGGGCGGCACCGGCGATGGCGGGGCCGGCGGGCACGGCGGGGCCAGCCGGCTGATCGGCGACGGCGGGGCTGGTGGTGCCGGCGGCCTCGGCGGCACCACCGCCGGTGACGGAGGCGCCGGCGGAGCCGGCGGCGCAGCTGGCGTGCTCTACGGCGCCGGCGGTGCCGGCGGCGCTGGCGGGTACAGCTTCAAAGGCGATGGCGGCGTCGGCGGGGCCGGCGGGCACGGCGGCTCGCTGATCGGCAGCGGCGGCGCCGGCGGGTACGGCGGGGTGGCCGACTCCAATTTCGGTGGGGCCGGCGGTAAGGGTGGGGACGGCGGGGCGTTCGGCAACGGAGGTGACGGCGGCAAAGGCGGGCCCAGTCCTACCGGCGTCGGCGGCGCCGGGGGCAACGGAGGGTCCGCAACGCTGTTCGGTTCCGGCGGCATGGGCGGCGAAGGCGGATCCACCTCCAAAGGCAGCGGCGGGTCCGCCGGTAATGGCGGCGACGGCGGCCTATTGTTCGGCTTCGGCGGCGACGGTGGTGAAGCCGGGCATAGCGCAACGGGCACCAGCGCCGGAAACGGCGGGTCCGGCGGCAACGCCTACGGGTTCGGCTCCGCCGGTAACGGCGGCCCCGGCGGGTTCGCCGGGGCCGGTCTCGGCGGAGCCGGCGGAGCCGGCGGCAACGCCTACGGGTTTGGCGACGGCGGCCACGGCGGGGCCGGCGGGTTCAGCGGCGGCGCCGGCGACAACGGCGGCAAAGGCGGGGCCGGCGGCAACGCACGTCTCAGCGGCGCGGGCGGGGCCGGCGGCGCAGGCGGGGCCAGCGCCCTGAGCAGCGGCGGGGCCGGCGGTAACGGCGGGTGGGCCGGCGCGTTCAGTGGCAGTGGCGGCACGGGCGGCACCGGCGGGGCCAGCGAAGCCGCCGGTGGCACAGGCGGGGCCGGCGGGGATGGTGGCACCGCACTCGGTATTTTCGGTTCCGGAGGTAACGGCGGGGTCGGCGGCAGCGCCACCGGCACCGGAGCCACCACCGGCGGGGCCGGTGGGGCCGGCGGCAAGGCTGGGCTGATCGGCGACGGCGGGAACGGTGGTAACGGCGGTGACGTCACCAGCGCCGTCGGCACCGGTGGCGCCGGCGGTGCCGGCGGCGACAGTGGGAAGCTGATCGGCGCACCCGGCTTCGCCGGACAAAACGGGGTGCTGTTGTAG
- the mihF gene encoding integration host factor, actinobacterial type yields MALPQLTDEQRAAALEKAAAARRARAELKDRLKRGGTNLTQVLKDAETDEVLGKMKVSALLEALPKVGKVKAQEIMTELEIAPTRRLRGLGDRQRKALLEKFGSA; encoded by the coding sequence GTGGCCCTTCCCCAGTTGACCGACGAGCAGCGCGCGGCCGCGTTGGAGAAGGCTGCTGCCGCACGTCGAGCGCGAGCAGAGCTCAAAGATCGGCTCAAGCGTGGCGGCACCAACCTCACCCAGGTGCTCAAGGATGCCGAAACCGACGAAGTCTTGGGCAAGATGAAGGTGTCCGCGCTGCTTGAGGCGTTGCCGAAGGTGGGCAAGGTCAAGGCGCAGGAAATCATGACCGAGCTGGAGATCGCGCCGACTCGCCGCCTGCGTGGTCTGGGCGACCGTCAGCGCAAGGCGCTGCTGGAAAAGTTCGGCTCCGCCTAA
- the gmk gene encoding guanylate kinase, protein MVVLSGPSAVGKSTVVRCLRERIPNLHFSVSATTRAPRPGEVDGVDYHFVSAARFQQLIDGGELLEWADIHGGLHRSGTLAKPVRQAAASGEPVLIEVDLAGARAIKKAMPEAITVFLAPPSWEDLEARLVGRGTETPEVIRRRLDTARIELAAQNDFDKVVVNRRLESACAELVSLLVSAMPGSA, encoded by the coding sequence GTGGTCGTGTTGTCCGGCCCCTCCGCGGTCGGCAAGTCGACCGTGGTCCGGTGTCTGCGGGAGCGCATTCCGAACCTGCACTTCAGTGTCTCGGCCACGACGCGTGCCCCGCGCCCGGGTGAGGTCGATGGCGTCGACTATCACTTCGTCAGCGCGGCCCGCTTCCAGCAATTGATCGACGGCGGCGAGTTGTTGGAATGGGCCGATATCCACGGCGGCCTGCACCGCTCGGGCACTCTGGCCAAGCCGGTGCGGCAAGCCGCCGCGTCAGGTGAGCCGGTTCTGATCGAGGTCGACCTCGCCGGGGCCAGGGCGATCAAGAAGGCGATGCCCGAGGCCATCACGGTGTTTCTGGCGCCGCCCAGCTGGGAAGACCTGGAGGCCAGACTGGTCGGCCGGGGCACCGAAACGCCGGAGGTCATCCGCCGCCGTCTGGACACCGCACGCATCGAATTGGCGGCCCAAAACGACTTCGACAAGGTCGTGGTGAACCGTCGATTGGAGTCTGCGTGCGCCGAATTGGTATCCTTGCTGGTTAGTGCTATGCCCGGCTCTGCATGA
- the rpoZ gene encoding DNA-directed RNA polymerase subunit omega produces MSIPQSDAPLAGSASDQFDPASAGIGAYDTPLGITNPPIDELLDRVSSKYALVIYAAKRARQINDYYNQLGEGILEYVGPLVEPGLQEKPLSIALREIHADLLEHTEGE; encoded by the coding sequence GTGAGTATTCCGCAGTCAGACGCGCCGCTAGCCGGTTCCGCCTCGGATCAGTTCGATCCGGCATCGGCCGGAATTGGGGCCTACGACACCCCGCTCGGCATCACCAACCCGCCCATCGACGAGTTGCTGGACCGCGTCTCGAGCAAATACGCGCTGGTGATTTACGCGGCGAAGCGCGCCCGGCAGATCAACGACTACTACAACCAGCTCGGCGAGGGCATCCTGGAGTACGTGGGTCCACTGGTCGAGCCCGGGTTGCAGGAAAAGCCGCTATCCATCGCCCTGCGCGAGATCCACGCCGACCTACTCGAGCACACCGAGGGCGAGTAA
- the coaBC gene encoding bifunctional phosphopantothenoylcysteine decarboxylase/phosphopantothenate--cysteine ligase CoaBC: MDRKRIPKQVIVGVSGGIAAYKACTVVRQLAEAGHHVRVIPTESALRFVGAATFEALSGQPVRTDVFDDVPAVPHVHLGQQADLVVVAPATADLLARAVHGRADDLLTATLLTARCPVLFAPAMHTEMWLHPATVDNVATLRRRGAVVLEPAFGRLTGSDSGPGRLPEAEEITTFAQLLLDRPDALHYDLAGRKLLVTAGGTREPIDPVRFIGNRSSGKQGYAVARVAAQRGAEVTLIAGHTAGLIDPAGVNVVHVSSAQQLGDAVSKHAPEVDVLVMAAAVADFRPAQVSAAKIKKGPDGQTGSPTIELVRNDDVLAGVVRAREHGQLPKMRAIVGFAAETGDANGDVLFHAREKLRRKGCDLLVVNAVGDGRAFEVDNNDGWLLASDGTESALQHGSKTLMASRIVDAIVAFLHGCIG; this comes from the coding sequence ATGGACCGAAAGCGGATCCCCAAACAGGTCATAGTCGGCGTCTCCGGTGGTATCGCCGCCTACAAGGCCTGCACCGTCGTTCGTCAGCTCGCCGAGGCCGGGCACCATGTCCGGGTCATCCCCACCGAATCCGCGCTGCGCTTTGTCGGGGCGGCGACCTTCGAGGCGCTCTCCGGTCAGCCGGTGCGCACCGACGTTTTCGACGACGTGCCCGCTGTCCCACACGTTCACCTGGGACAACAGGCCGACCTCGTCGTCGTCGCACCGGCCACCGCCGACCTGCTGGCCCGGGCGGTGCACGGCCGCGCCGACGACCTGCTGACCGCGACTCTGCTCACGGCGCGATGCCCGGTGCTGTTCGCGCCGGCAATGCACACCGAGATGTGGTTGCACCCGGCCACCGTCGACAACGTCGCCACCCTGCGCCGCCGTGGTGCGGTAGTGCTCGAACCCGCATTCGGGCGCCTCACCGGCAGTGACAGCGGCCCGGGACGATTGCCCGAGGCCGAGGAGATCACCACCTTTGCCCAGCTGCTGCTGGACCGGCCCGACGCCCTGCACTACGACCTTGCCGGCCGCAAACTCCTGGTGACCGCCGGCGGCACCCGCGAGCCGATCGACCCGGTGCGCTTCATCGGCAACCGCAGCTCCGGCAAGCAGGGATACGCCGTCGCGCGGGTCGCCGCCCAGCGCGGCGCCGAGGTGACACTGATCGCCGGACACACGGCCGGGCTCATCGACCCTGCCGGTGTCAACGTGGTGCACGTGAGCTCGGCGCAGCAACTCGGCGACGCGGTGTCCAAGCATGCACCCGAGGTCGACGTGTTGGTGATGGCGGCGGCCGTCGCCGACTTCCGGCCCGCGCAGGTGTCGGCCGCCAAGATCAAGAAAGGCCCGGACGGCCAGACCGGGTCGCCGACGATCGAGTTGGTACGCAACGACGACGTCCTGGCCGGCGTGGTGCGCGCCCGCGAGCACGGACAGTTGCCCAAGATGCGGGCCATTGTGGGGTTCGCGGCCGAGACCGGTGACGCCAATGGCGATGTGCTGTTTCACGCTCGGGAAAAGCTGCGGCGCAAGGGCTGCGATCTGCTGGTCGTCAACGCCGTCGGTGACGGCCGGGCCTTCGAGGTGGACAACAACGATGGCTGGCTGCTGGCGTCGGACGGAACCGAGTCGGCGCTGCAGCACGGTTCCAAGACGCTGATGGCCAGTCGTATCGTTGACGCGATCGTCGCGTTTTTGCATGGCTGTATCGGGTAG
- the metK gene encoding methionine adenosyltransferase, producing MSEKGRLFTSESVTEGHPDKICDAISDSVLDALLAEDPRSRVAVETLVTTGQVHVVGEVTTTAKAAFADITNTVRARILQIGYDSSDKGFDGASCGVNIGIGAQSPDIAQGVDTAHEARVEGAADPLDAQGAGDQGLMFGYAINDTPELMPLPIALAHRLSRRLTEVRKNGVLPYLRPDGKTQVTIAYEDNVPVRLDTVVISTQHAADIDLEKTLDPDIRQHVLTSVLDELAHQTLDASQVRVLVNPTGKFVLGGPMGDAGLTGRKIIVDTYGGWARHGGGAFSGKDPSKVDRSAAYAMRWVAKNVVAAGLAERVEVQVAYAIGKAAPVGLFVETFGTETVDPVKIEKAIGEVFDLRPGAIIRDLDLLRPIYAPTAAYGHFGRTDIELPWEQLNKVDDLKRAI from the coding sequence GTGAGCGAAAAGGGTCGGCTGTTTACCAGTGAGTCGGTGACCGAGGGACATCCCGACAAGATCTGTGATGCGATCAGCGACTCGGTCCTCGACGCGCTTCTGGCGGAGGATCCCCGCTCCCGTGTCGCGGTCGAGACGTTGGTGACCACCGGGCAGGTGCACGTCGTGGGCGAGGTGACCACCACGGCGAAAGCGGCGTTCGCCGACATCACCAACACCGTGCGCGCCCGCATCCTCCAGATCGGCTACGACTCGTCGGACAAGGGCTTCGACGGGGCGTCCTGTGGTGTCAACATCGGCATCGGGGCACAGTCTCCCGACATCGCCCAGGGCGTCGACACCGCCCATGAGGCGCGTGTCGAAGGCGCGGCGGACCCGCTGGACGCTCAGGGCGCCGGCGACCAGGGGCTGATGTTCGGCTACGCGATCAACGACACTCCTGAACTGATGCCGCTGCCCATCGCACTGGCCCACCGGCTGTCGCGGCGGCTGACCGAGGTCCGCAAGAACGGGGTGCTGCCCTACCTGCGCCCTGATGGCAAGACGCAGGTCACCATCGCCTACGAGGACAACGTCCCGGTGCGGCTGGACACCGTGGTCATCTCCACGCAGCACGCCGCAGACATCGACCTGGAGAAGACGCTGGATCCTGACATCCGCCAGCACGTACTCACGAGTGTGCTCGACGAGTTGGCCCACCAGACGCTGGATGCCTCACAGGTGCGGGTGCTGGTGAACCCGACCGGCAAGTTCGTGCTCGGCGGGCCCATGGGTGACGCCGGACTGACCGGCCGCAAGATCATCGTCGACACCTACGGCGGCTGGGCCCGCCACGGCGGCGGCGCATTCTCCGGCAAGGACCCGTCCAAGGTGGACCGGTCGGCGGCGTACGCGATGCGCTGGGTGGCCAAGAACGTCGTCGCGGCCGGGCTGGCCGAGCGGGTGGAGGTGCAGGTGGCCTACGCCATCGGCAAAGCCGCCCCGGTGGGCTTGTTCGTCGAGACGTTCGGCACCGAAACGGTCGACCCGGTCAAGATCGAAAAGGCCATCGGCGAGGTGTTCGACCTGCGGCCCGGGGCGATCATCCGCGACCTGGACCTGCTGCGCCCGATCTATGCGCCGACGGCTGCTTACGGACACTTCGGCCGCACCGATATCGAGCTGCCGTGGGAGCAGCTCAACAAGGTCGACGACCTCAAGCGCGCCATCTAG
- a CDS encoding pyridoxamine 5'-phosphate oxidase family protein, which yields MAKVFSHIDESLREFIGKQAMFFVATAPSDGGRVNLSPKGYRDTFAVLDDHTFAYLDLFGSGTETIAHLRDNGRITVMFCSFTRNSRILRLFGTGRVVRPDDAEFDSLRTHFKSLHPGTRAAVVVDVDRIADACGFAVPYYELVDERPVLDAHFAKASEETYVRLVERNQHSIDGLPGLEPDHPMPPSVER from the coding sequence ATGGCAAAGGTGTTCTCCCACATCGACGAATCGCTCCGGGAGTTCATCGGCAAGCAGGCGATGTTCTTCGTTGCCACCGCGCCGTCCGACGGCGGTCGAGTCAACCTCTCCCCCAAGGGGTATCGGGACACCTTCGCGGTGCTCGACGACCACACCTTCGCCTATCTCGACTTGTTCGGCAGCGGCACCGAGACAATCGCCCACCTGCGCGACAACGGCCGGATCACCGTCATGTTCTGCTCGTTCACCCGCAACTCGCGGATCCTGCGGCTGTTCGGCACCGGACGAGTGGTACGCCCCGACGACGCCGAATTCGACAGCCTCCGAACGCATTTCAAGTCTCTACACCCGGGAACCCGGGCCGCTGTCGTCGTCGACGTCGACCGGATCGCCGATGCGTGCGGCTTCGCGGTGCCCTACTACGAACTAGTCGACGAACGGCCGGTGCTCGACGCCCATTTCGCCAAGGCATCCGAGGAAACCTACGTGCGCCTGGTCGAGCGCAATCAGCACAGCATCGACGGCCTGCCCGGGTTGGAGCCCGATCACCCGATGCCGCCCAGCGTCGAACGCTGA